One window of Pogoniulus pusillus isolate bPogPus1 chromosome 9, bPogPus1.pri, whole genome shotgun sequence genomic DNA carries:
- the N4BP2 gene encoding NEDD4-binding protein 2 isoform X2, with translation MPRKKKSGGSPSRRNDNPDRAAVAVSQGDLQHSVLQAAYSVNKEELFNSMSEMFSDLDPSVVYMVLSECDFKVENSMDCLLELSTHAKGAASSKPLSSDSVASSLAFVHQQRFVANERMGESAAKPSNTEEGKEKVLSPDEQLTEELDTLIENALQRCSLSDELPSSTNDQMVCEHSVEHHGFNEFPQWEKPYSSCSVLFFPQQTQTNNETLENFCSQPPVSQLSIQASSPAAQVLEDTDVSEIHVQHDVASEFYKQLNGEIACGNSDQTQDTVLDQINVIASSSESSQRPLEHGVAITESPSSRSLQQHQDQEVETAFNSHESTSLPEAYVSLKPSSFRTPNPADFQQTQQSYDSNFPMPSCQPQQHWNLMAPTFYPSSGSPTFVTPVAVGPGLWRRPVSGCRTLEKGLYFTSPVVSNAWDSNPPQKVWGSQDRNSKLNLSQAQQPPVCHMMRKKMHLIGQVLVLLRGVPGSGKSYLARTLLEDNPDGIILSTDDYFCKNGQYHYDPDCLGEAHDWNRKRAKEAFEMRISPIIIDNTNIQAWEMKPYVTLAQQFKYKVMFREPDTWWKFKPKELEKRNIHGVPKEKIKRMLERYERCLSVSSILNSSVPDKSDTADCTEDPGQEESHRKREAHSDVKEENPPAFDVEPLELADDKTFPSTSLPLESNCDPEHLQKEEKELENNSMEHSSENSAVQDGLCASSVEKELPLEEKEERGENPEKDTGTEIDEVDVTATEEAMSVHTGGIEEQDDTNILEVQTEIKLSGELCVEPSSSASDTSGKPELLNFLGDWPVEQTMGQRVKRARRLEKALNSDNEGKTPTQQHLELGEEQVGLTETCTVGKGCEEENLPSSSSSANSNKVMSELQMIEHWPVSGSLEQRQQRSRRMRKTSPNQSDEGKNAEGDIDRNALETLDVLHGTPEITAEPANTEGLHMHQPETVASETAGEKKLQQNKRMRKHHKLALTFANNLPHSKEEEHLSVLNSAEEKQDMSSCRQKSSYSQTESQDFALLWRLEKKMLFPETTKVLHGRLDGFKPKDVANASESQEKIPYRVMYDRSTFVEENELINIDESEKLNMLCKLFESVSFEALKDLYERCNKDIDWATGLLLDSDEKLCKEVDTECFQVREAETDGADLDFKTSTNSDENLKDHEQALQVTGAGDVSEPLEDKDSSISLAESRATKATVMDANASEWLAAASLNGSTELLTSGDAALRTDAGSSAADITEPSVPGKQKTESESPVEETTNQPSVLKLHADFCMPMTFPHGPNTTYADLKCELDNESDHNSSESNAGDSTVTASLLRMDHTSLMGPGSDKELEMPKEMQGSSREIGGKEEIGAQSWDGTKAKTQPSRPASRAAFSIDCLELTLPPELALQLKEIFGPVGIDAGSLTIEDCVVHIDLNLAKMIHEKWKESILKRQRKDESCPTVIQQIDTDDSEMLLSQNADSKIQKKKMSWVSGSSNDMQTEEPATAHVFPFMDHWNAQIQKVSLRQIISEEIAMQEKQDLNRVPSLSRKDCAAKLKEKQLFEMFPTINQSFLMDIFKDNNYSLEQTEQFLNCVLEADPVKTVIAQESVQQNELGSSYSATKSREKKAKKSKEEDDPLSEAFQDFEYPEYEDLRAEAFCHQRKRQECLKKAGEAYRMGMKPVAAFYAHQGRLHEQKMKEANHAAAVQIFEKVNTALLPMNVLDLHGLHVDEAVNQLSRVLQEKTEEYQQAGGKPYLCVITGRGSHSQGGVARIRPAAIRYLTSHNFRFTEIKPGCLKVMLN, from the exons ATGCCACGGAAAAAGAAATCTGGTGGGAGCCCATCTCGGAGGAACGACAACCctgacagagctgctgttgctgtaTCCCAAGGGGACCTACAACACTCAGTGTTACAAGCAGCCTACAGTGTCAATAAGGAAGAGCTCTTCAACAGCATGTCAGAGATGTTTTCTGACCTAGATCCCAGTGTAGTGTACATGGTTCTGTCTGAATGTGATTTTAAAG TAGAAAATTCTATGGATTGTCTGCTAGAGCTGTCCACCCACGCCAaaggagcagcctcttccaaaccTCTGAGTTCTGATTCAGTAGCATCGTCACTAGCTTTTGTTCATCAGCAAAGATTTGTTGCAAACGAAAGAATGGGGGAAAGTGCTGCAAAGCCAAGTAATactgaagaaggaaaagaaaaggttcTGTCACCTGATGAGCAGCTGACTGAGGAACTGGATACCTTAATAGAAAATGCCTTGCAGAGATGCAGCTTGAGTGATGAATTGCCCAGTTCTACAAATGACCAAATGGTATGTGAGCACTCTGTGGAACACCATGGCTTTAATGAATTTCCCCAGTGGGAAAAACCTTATTCGAGTTGCAGTGTCCTATTTTTCCCACAGCAAACACAGACAAATAATGAGACTTTGGAAAACTTCTGTTCTCAACCCCCAGTGAGTCAGCTGAGCATCCAGGCAAGCTCACCAGCTGCACAGGTGCTGGAAGATACTGATGTATCAGAAATACACGTTCAACATGATGTAGCTTCAGAATTCTACAAACAGTTGAATGGAGAAATAGCATGTGGAAATTCTGATCAGACACAAGATACTGTTTTGGATCAAATAAATGTGATTGCTTCTTCTAGTGAGTCCTCCCAAAGACCTCTGGAACATGGAGTAGCCATCACTGAAAGTCCTAGTTCAAGGAGCCTGCAACAGCATCAAGATCAAGAAGTAGAGACTGCCTTTAACAGCCATGAGAGCACTTCTCTTCCAGAGGCATATGTCTCTCTCAAACCATCCAGTTTCAGGACACCAAACCCTGCAGATTTTCAGCAAACTCAACAGAGTTATGACTCGAATTTTCCCATGCCATCGTGCCAACCTCAACAACACTGGAATCTCATGGCTCCCACGTTCTATCCTTCTAGTGGAAGTCCCACTTTTGTAACTCCTGTGGCTGTTGGTCCAGGGCTGTGGAGGAGACCTGTTTCAGGCTGTAGGACTTTGGAAAAAGGACTTTACTTTACCTCTCCAGTGGTTTCAAATGCCTGGGATAGCAACCCTCCTCAGAAGGTATGGGGAAGTCAAGATAGAAACTCAAAATTGAACCTCTCGCAAGCACAGCAGCCACCTGTTTGTCACATGATGAGAAAAAAGATGCACCTTATAGGTCAAGTACTTGTTCTTCTCAGAGGTGTTCCAGGATCAGGAAAATCATATTTGGCAAG GACTTTGCTTGAGGATAACCCAGATGGAATCATTCTGAGTACTGATGATTACTTTTGTAAAAATGGGCAATACCATTACGATCCTGATTGCTTAGGGGAAGCACATGACTGGAACAGGAAAAGAG CCAAAGAAGCTTTTGAAATGAGAATCTCTCCTATAATAATAGACAACACAAACATACAAGCATGGGAGATGAAGCCTTACGTTACTTTG GCTCAGCAGTTCAAATACAAAGTCATGTTCCGAGAACCAGACACTTGGTGGAAGTTTAAACCAAAAGAACTTGAAAA GCGAAACATTCATGGTGTGCCTAAAGAGAAGATCAAACGGATGTTGGAGCGGTATGAGCGCTGCCTTTCTGTTAGCTCAATATTGAATTCTTCAGTTCCAGACAAATCAGACACTGCTGACTGCACTGAAGATCCTGGTCAGGAGGAAAGCCATAG AAAGAGAGAGGCACATTCTGATGTAAAGGAAGAAAATCCTCCTGCTTTTGATGTGGAGCCTCTTGAACTAGCTGATGATAAAACTTTTCCCAGTACTTCTCTACCATTAGAAAGTAACTGTGATCCTGAACATcttcagaaagaggaaaaagagctgGAAAATAACTCTATGGAACACAGTTCTGAAAACAGCGCTGTTCAAGATGGCTTGTGTGCCTCTAGTGTGGAAAAAGAGCTGCCCttggaggagaaagaagaaagaggagaaaacccAGAAAAAGACACTGGGACAGAAATAGATGAGGTTGATGTGACTGCCACTGAAGAGGCCATGTCTGTGCACACAGGAGGAATTGAGGAACAGGATGATACCAACATTCTCGAAGTTCAAACTGAAATTAAACTATCTGGTGAACTATGTGTGGAACCAAGCAGTTCAGCTTCAGACACATCAGGAAAACCAGAACTACTGAACTTCCTAGGTGACTGGCCTGTAGAGCAAACAATGGGACAGAGAGTCAAAAGAGCTAGAAGGCTAGAAAAAGCTCTGAACAGCGATAACGAGGGTAAAACTCCCACTCAGCAGCATCTGGAGTTAGGTGAAGAGCAAGTGGGCCTGACTGAGACCTGTACTGTTGGAaaaggatgtgaggaagaaaatCTACCCTCTAGCTCTTCATCTGCAAATTCAAATAAAGTTATGTCTGAACTGCAAATGATAGAACATTGGCCTGTCTCAGGCTCGCTAGAACAGAGACAGCAAAGGTCAAGGAGAATGAGGAAGACGAGTCCCAATCAGTCTGATGAAGGTAAAAATGCTGAAGGTGACATTGATAGAAATGCTCTTGAGACTCTAGATGTGCTTCATGGGACACCTGAGATCACTGCAGAGCCAGCAAATACAGAGGGTTTGCATATGCACCAACCTGAAACAGTAGCCAGTGAAacagcaggagagaaaaaacTCCAGCAAAACAAGAGAATGAGGAAACATCACAAGTTAGCCCTCACTTTTGCAAACAATTTGCCCCATTCCAAAGAAGAGGAACACCTGTCTGTGCTTAACTCAGCAGAAGAGAAACAGGACATGAGTTCATGTAGACAAAAAAGTAGCTATTCACAGACTGAATCGCAAgactttgctcttctctggagattagaaaagaaaatgctttttccTGAGACTACCAAAGTATTGCATGGCAGATTAGATGGCTTCAAACCCAAAGATGTAGCTAATGCCTCAGAATCTCAGGAAAAAATCCCCTATCGAGTTATGTATGACAGAAGCACATTTGTGGAAGAAAATGAACTTATCAATATTGATGAGTCTGAAAAGCTCAATATGCTCTGTAAGCTCTTTGAGTCTGTTTCATTTGAAGCTCTGAAAGATCTGTATGAAAGATGTAACAAAGACATAGACTGGGCCACGGGTCTGCTGTTAGACTCTGATGAGAAGTTATGCAAAGAGGTTGACACCGAATGCTTTCAAGTAAGAGAGGCTGAGACAGATGGTGCAGACCTTGATTTCAAGACAAGCACAAACTCTGATGAGAATCTCAAAGACCATGAGCAAGCACTGCAAGTAACTGGGGCTGGTGATgtctctgagcctttggaaGACAAGGACTCCTCAATCAGCCTTGCAGAAAGTAGGGCTACCAAAGCAACTGTGATGGATGCTAATGCGTCTGAGTGGTTGGCTGCTGCCTCTTTGAATGGATCAACAGAACTGCTGACTTCTGGAGATGCAGCCCTTAGAACTgatgcaggcagctcagcagctgataTCACTGAGCCATCTGTTCCAGGGAAGCAGAAGACAGAGTCTGAGAGTCCTGTTGAAGAAACTACAAATCAGCCATCAGTCTTAAAACTACATGCAGATTTCTGTATGCCCATGACTTTCCCTCATGGTCCTAACACAACTTATGCTGATTTGAAATGTGAATTAGATAATGAAAGTGATCATAACTCTTCAGAAAGCAATGCAGGGGATTCTACAGTGACTGCTTCCTTGCTAAGAATGGATCATACATCTTTGATGGGTCCTGGGAGCGATAAAGAACTGGAGATGCCTAAAGAAATGCAGGGGAGTTCCAGGGAGATAGGTGGTAAAGAAGAAATTGGAGCTCAAAGCTGGGATGGAACTAAAGCCAAGACACAACCTTCTAGACCAGCATCACGTGCAGCCTTCAGTATAGATTGTCTGGAGCTAACATTGCCTCCTGAACTGGCACTGCAACTGAAAGAAATATTTGGGCCTGTTGGCATTGATGCAG GTTCACTAACTATTGAGGATTGTGTGGTTCACATTGATCTGAATTTGGCAAAAATGATTCATGAAAAATGGAAGGAATCTATTCTG AAGCGCCAGAGGAAAGATGAATCAT GTCCTACTGTGATTCAGCAAATAGATACAGATGACTCAGAAATGCTGTTATCTCAGAATGCAGACAgtaaaatacagaagaaaaaaatgagctGGGTTTCAGGCTCATCTAATGACATGCAGACTGAAGAACCAGCAACAGCACACGTTTTTCCTTTTATGGATCACTGGAATGCTCAGATTCAGAAAGTTTCTCTCAGACAAATAATTTCTGAAGAAATAGCTATGCAGGAGAAACAGGACCTG AATCGTGTTCCTTCTCTGTCTCGAAAAGACTGTGCTGCTAAACTAAAGGAGAAGCAGCTTTTTGAGATGTTTCCAACTATTAATCAAAGTTTCTTAATGGATATCTTCAAGGACAACAA CTATTCCTTAGAACAAACTGAACAATTTCTGAACTGTGTTCTGGAGGCAGATCCTGTAAAAACAGTTATAGCTCAAGAAAGTGTTCAGCAAAATGAACTTGGTTCTTCTTACAGTGCTACAAAGAGCCGGGAGAAGaag GCAAAAAAGAGTAAGGAAGAGGATGATCCTTTGAGTGAAGCATTCCAAGATTTTGAGTATCCAGAATATGAGGATTTAAGAGCAGAAGCTTTTTGTCACCAGCGAAAGAGACAGGAGTGTTtgaaaaaggctggggaggcctATCGCATGGGTATGAAGCCTGTGGCAGCATTTTATGCACATCAG
- the N4BP2 gene encoding NEDD4-binding protein 2 isoform X1, translating to MPRKKKSGGSPSRRNDNPDRAAVAVSQGDLQHSVLQAAYSVNKEELFNSMSEMFSDLDPSVVYMVLSECDFKVENSMDCLLELSTHAKGAASSKPLSSDSVASSLAFVHQQRFVANERMGESAAKPSNTEEGKEKVLSPDEQLTEELDTLIENALQRCSLSDELPSSTNDQMVCEHSVEHHGFNEFPQWEKPYSSCSVLFFPQQTQTNNETLENFCSQPPVSQLSIQASSPAAQVLEDTDVSEIHVQHDVASEFYKQLNGEIACGNSDQTQDTVLDQINVIASSSESSQRPLEHGVAITESPSSRSLQQHQDQEVETAFNSHESTSLPEAYVSLKPSSFRTPNPADFQQTQQSYDSNFPMPSCQPQQHWNLMAPTFYPSSGSPTFVTPVAVGPGLWRRPVSGCRTLEKGLYFTSPVVSNAWDSNPPQKVWGSQDRNSKLNLSQAQQPPVCHMMRKKMHLIGQVLVLLRGVPGSGKSYLARTLLEDNPDGIILSTDDYFCKNGQYHYDPDCLGEAHDWNRKRAKEAFEMRISPIIIDNTNIQAWEMKPYVTLAQQFKYKVMFREPDTWWKFKPKELEKRNIHGVPKEKIKRMLERYERCLSVSSILNSSVPDKSDTADCTEDPGQEESHRKREAHSDVKEENPPAFDVEPLELADDKTFPSTSLPLESNCDPEHLQKEEKELENNSMEHSSENSAVQDGLCASSVEKELPLEEKEERGENPEKDTGTEIDEVDVTATEEAMSVHTGGIEEQDDTNILEVQTEIKLSGELCVEPSSSASDTSGKPELLNFLGDWPVEQTMGQRVKRARRLEKALNSDNEGKTPTQQHLELGEEQVGLTETCTVGKGCEEENLPSSSSSANSNKVMSELQMIEHWPVSGSLEQRQQRSRRMRKTSPNQSDEGKNAEGDIDRNALETLDVLHGTPEITAEPANTEGLHMHQPETVASETAGEKKLQQNKRMRKHHKLALTFANNLPHSKEEEHLSVLNSAEEKQDMSSCRQKSSYSQTESQDFALLWRLEKKMLFPETTKVLHGRLDGFKPKDVANASESQEKIPYRVMYDRSTFVEENELINIDESEKLNMLCKLFESVSFEALKDLYERCNKDIDWATGLLLDSDEKLCKEVDTECFQVREAETDGADLDFKTSTNSDENLKDHEQALQVTGAGDVSEPLEDKDSSISLAESRATKATVMDANASEWLAAASLNGSTELLTSGDAALRTDAGSSAADITEPSVPGKQKTESESPVEETTNQPSVLKLHADFCMPMTFPHGPNTTYADLKCELDNESDHNSSESNAGDSTVTASLLRMDHTSLMGPGSDKELEMPKEMQGSSREIGGKEEIGAQSWDGTKAKTQPSRPASRAAFSIDCLELTLPPELALQLKEIFGPVGIDAGSLTIEDCVVHIDLNLAKMIHEKWKESILKRQRKDESCKLSAEGPTVIQQIDTDDSEMLLSQNADSKIQKKKMSWVSGSSNDMQTEEPATAHVFPFMDHWNAQIQKVSLRQIISEEIAMQEKQDLNRVPSLSRKDCAAKLKEKQLFEMFPTINQSFLMDIFKDNNYSLEQTEQFLNCVLEADPVKTVIAQESVQQNELGSSYSATKSREKKAKKSKEEDDPLSEAFQDFEYPEYEDLRAEAFCHQRKRQECLKKAGEAYRMGMKPVAAFYAHQGRLHEQKMKEANHAAAVQIFEKVNTALLPMNVLDLHGLHVDEAVNQLSRVLQEKTEEYQQAGGKPYLCVITGRGSHSQGGVARIRPAAIRYLTSHNFRFTEIKPGCLKVMLN from the exons ATGCCACGGAAAAAGAAATCTGGTGGGAGCCCATCTCGGAGGAACGACAACCctgacagagctgctgttgctgtaTCCCAAGGGGACCTACAACACTCAGTGTTACAAGCAGCCTACAGTGTCAATAAGGAAGAGCTCTTCAACAGCATGTCAGAGATGTTTTCTGACCTAGATCCCAGTGTAGTGTACATGGTTCTGTCTGAATGTGATTTTAAAG TAGAAAATTCTATGGATTGTCTGCTAGAGCTGTCCACCCACGCCAaaggagcagcctcttccaaaccTCTGAGTTCTGATTCAGTAGCATCGTCACTAGCTTTTGTTCATCAGCAAAGATTTGTTGCAAACGAAAGAATGGGGGAAAGTGCTGCAAAGCCAAGTAATactgaagaaggaaaagaaaaggttcTGTCACCTGATGAGCAGCTGACTGAGGAACTGGATACCTTAATAGAAAATGCCTTGCAGAGATGCAGCTTGAGTGATGAATTGCCCAGTTCTACAAATGACCAAATGGTATGTGAGCACTCTGTGGAACACCATGGCTTTAATGAATTTCCCCAGTGGGAAAAACCTTATTCGAGTTGCAGTGTCCTATTTTTCCCACAGCAAACACAGACAAATAATGAGACTTTGGAAAACTTCTGTTCTCAACCCCCAGTGAGTCAGCTGAGCATCCAGGCAAGCTCACCAGCTGCACAGGTGCTGGAAGATACTGATGTATCAGAAATACACGTTCAACATGATGTAGCTTCAGAATTCTACAAACAGTTGAATGGAGAAATAGCATGTGGAAATTCTGATCAGACACAAGATACTGTTTTGGATCAAATAAATGTGATTGCTTCTTCTAGTGAGTCCTCCCAAAGACCTCTGGAACATGGAGTAGCCATCACTGAAAGTCCTAGTTCAAGGAGCCTGCAACAGCATCAAGATCAAGAAGTAGAGACTGCCTTTAACAGCCATGAGAGCACTTCTCTTCCAGAGGCATATGTCTCTCTCAAACCATCCAGTTTCAGGACACCAAACCCTGCAGATTTTCAGCAAACTCAACAGAGTTATGACTCGAATTTTCCCATGCCATCGTGCCAACCTCAACAACACTGGAATCTCATGGCTCCCACGTTCTATCCTTCTAGTGGAAGTCCCACTTTTGTAACTCCTGTGGCTGTTGGTCCAGGGCTGTGGAGGAGACCTGTTTCAGGCTGTAGGACTTTGGAAAAAGGACTTTACTTTACCTCTCCAGTGGTTTCAAATGCCTGGGATAGCAACCCTCCTCAGAAGGTATGGGGAAGTCAAGATAGAAACTCAAAATTGAACCTCTCGCAAGCACAGCAGCCACCTGTTTGTCACATGATGAGAAAAAAGATGCACCTTATAGGTCAAGTACTTGTTCTTCTCAGAGGTGTTCCAGGATCAGGAAAATCATATTTGGCAAG GACTTTGCTTGAGGATAACCCAGATGGAATCATTCTGAGTACTGATGATTACTTTTGTAAAAATGGGCAATACCATTACGATCCTGATTGCTTAGGGGAAGCACATGACTGGAACAGGAAAAGAG CCAAAGAAGCTTTTGAAATGAGAATCTCTCCTATAATAATAGACAACACAAACATACAAGCATGGGAGATGAAGCCTTACGTTACTTTG GCTCAGCAGTTCAAATACAAAGTCATGTTCCGAGAACCAGACACTTGGTGGAAGTTTAAACCAAAAGAACTTGAAAA GCGAAACATTCATGGTGTGCCTAAAGAGAAGATCAAACGGATGTTGGAGCGGTATGAGCGCTGCCTTTCTGTTAGCTCAATATTGAATTCTTCAGTTCCAGACAAATCAGACACTGCTGACTGCACTGAAGATCCTGGTCAGGAGGAAAGCCATAG AAAGAGAGAGGCACATTCTGATGTAAAGGAAGAAAATCCTCCTGCTTTTGATGTGGAGCCTCTTGAACTAGCTGATGATAAAACTTTTCCCAGTACTTCTCTACCATTAGAAAGTAACTGTGATCCTGAACATcttcagaaagaggaaaaagagctgGAAAATAACTCTATGGAACACAGTTCTGAAAACAGCGCTGTTCAAGATGGCTTGTGTGCCTCTAGTGTGGAAAAAGAGCTGCCCttggaggagaaagaagaaagaggagaaaacccAGAAAAAGACACTGGGACAGAAATAGATGAGGTTGATGTGACTGCCACTGAAGAGGCCATGTCTGTGCACACAGGAGGAATTGAGGAACAGGATGATACCAACATTCTCGAAGTTCAAACTGAAATTAAACTATCTGGTGAACTATGTGTGGAACCAAGCAGTTCAGCTTCAGACACATCAGGAAAACCAGAACTACTGAACTTCCTAGGTGACTGGCCTGTAGAGCAAACAATGGGACAGAGAGTCAAAAGAGCTAGAAGGCTAGAAAAAGCTCTGAACAGCGATAACGAGGGTAAAACTCCCACTCAGCAGCATCTGGAGTTAGGTGAAGAGCAAGTGGGCCTGACTGAGACCTGTACTGTTGGAaaaggatgtgaggaagaaaatCTACCCTCTAGCTCTTCATCTGCAAATTCAAATAAAGTTATGTCTGAACTGCAAATGATAGAACATTGGCCTGTCTCAGGCTCGCTAGAACAGAGACAGCAAAGGTCAAGGAGAATGAGGAAGACGAGTCCCAATCAGTCTGATGAAGGTAAAAATGCTGAAGGTGACATTGATAGAAATGCTCTTGAGACTCTAGATGTGCTTCATGGGACACCTGAGATCACTGCAGAGCCAGCAAATACAGAGGGTTTGCATATGCACCAACCTGAAACAGTAGCCAGTGAAacagcaggagagaaaaaacTCCAGCAAAACAAGAGAATGAGGAAACATCACAAGTTAGCCCTCACTTTTGCAAACAATTTGCCCCATTCCAAAGAAGAGGAACACCTGTCTGTGCTTAACTCAGCAGAAGAGAAACAGGACATGAGTTCATGTAGACAAAAAAGTAGCTATTCACAGACTGAATCGCAAgactttgctcttctctggagattagaaaagaaaatgctttttccTGAGACTACCAAAGTATTGCATGGCAGATTAGATGGCTTCAAACCCAAAGATGTAGCTAATGCCTCAGAATCTCAGGAAAAAATCCCCTATCGAGTTATGTATGACAGAAGCACATTTGTGGAAGAAAATGAACTTATCAATATTGATGAGTCTGAAAAGCTCAATATGCTCTGTAAGCTCTTTGAGTCTGTTTCATTTGAAGCTCTGAAAGATCTGTATGAAAGATGTAACAAAGACATAGACTGGGCCACGGGTCTGCTGTTAGACTCTGATGAGAAGTTATGCAAAGAGGTTGACACCGAATGCTTTCAAGTAAGAGAGGCTGAGACAGATGGTGCAGACCTTGATTTCAAGACAAGCACAAACTCTGATGAGAATCTCAAAGACCATGAGCAAGCACTGCAAGTAACTGGGGCTGGTGATgtctctgagcctttggaaGACAAGGACTCCTCAATCAGCCTTGCAGAAAGTAGGGCTACCAAAGCAACTGTGATGGATGCTAATGCGTCTGAGTGGTTGGCTGCTGCCTCTTTGAATGGATCAACAGAACTGCTGACTTCTGGAGATGCAGCCCTTAGAACTgatgcaggcagctcagcagctgataTCACTGAGCCATCTGTTCCAGGGAAGCAGAAGACAGAGTCTGAGAGTCCTGTTGAAGAAACTACAAATCAGCCATCAGTCTTAAAACTACATGCAGATTTCTGTATGCCCATGACTTTCCCTCATGGTCCTAACACAACTTATGCTGATTTGAAATGTGAATTAGATAATGAAAGTGATCATAACTCTTCAGAAAGCAATGCAGGGGATTCTACAGTGACTGCTTCCTTGCTAAGAATGGATCATACATCTTTGATGGGTCCTGGGAGCGATAAAGAACTGGAGATGCCTAAAGAAATGCAGGGGAGTTCCAGGGAGATAGGTGGTAAAGAAGAAATTGGAGCTCAAAGCTGGGATGGAACTAAAGCCAAGACACAACCTTCTAGACCAGCATCACGTGCAGCCTTCAGTATAGATTGTCTGGAGCTAACATTGCCTCCTGAACTGGCACTGCAACTGAAAGAAATATTTGGGCCTGTTGGCATTGATGCAG GTTCACTAACTATTGAGGATTGTGTGGTTCACATTGATCTGAATTTGGCAAAAATGATTCATGAAAAATGGAAGGAATCTATTCTG AAGCGCCAGAGGAAAGATGAATCATGTAAGTTGTCTGCAGAAG GTCCTACTGTGATTCAGCAAATAGATACAGATGACTCAGAAATGCTGTTATCTCAGAATGCAGACAgtaaaatacagaagaaaaaaatgagctGGGTTTCAGGCTCATCTAATGACATGCAGACTGAAGAACCAGCAACAGCACACGTTTTTCCTTTTATGGATCACTGGAATGCTCAGATTCAGAAAGTTTCTCTCAGACAAATAATTTCTGAAGAAATAGCTATGCAGGAGAAACAGGACCTG AATCGTGTTCCTTCTCTGTCTCGAAAAGACTGTGCTGCTAAACTAAAGGAGAAGCAGCTTTTTGAGATGTTTCCAACTATTAATCAAAGTTTCTTAATGGATATCTTCAAGGACAACAA CTATTCCTTAGAACAAACTGAACAATTTCTGAACTGTGTTCTGGAGGCAGATCCTGTAAAAACAGTTATAGCTCAAGAAAGTGTTCAGCAAAATGAACTTGGTTCTTCTTACAGTGCTACAAAGAGCCGGGAGAAGaag GCAAAAAAGAGTAAGGAAGAGGATGATCCTTTGAGTGAAGCATTCCAAGATTTTGAGTATCCAGAATATGAGGATTTAAGAGCAGAAGCTTTTTGTCACCAGCGAAAGAGACAGGAGTGTTtgaaaaaggctggggaggcctATCGCATGGGTATGAAGCCTGTGGCAGCATTTTATGCACATCAG